Genomic segment of Syngnathus acus chromosome 10, fSynAcu1.2, whole genome shotgun sequence:
TGCTTCTGTGCTCGTCACAGGAGCGGGTTTTTGCAATCATGTTTTTAATGTGCAGCAAAACAATTCCCTGCTGCTCTTCCACTTGGATAATGTGGGCttaaaagtcaagtcaaaatcCTGCTGCAGCCCATTTCTTCCCTTTAGAGATGAAGTTTGCTCTTGCCTGTGTCGTTTAGAGGCTGTATCATGGCGCCATGCAGTTCAGCGACATGTCAACCGTTGGCGATGCAGAGGGGCAGCCTTACTATCTCCCCCGGGTGGAGGAAGAAGTGGAGATTACTGACAGCATGGCTGTCATCAGCGTCCCACCTCCCCGTTTCAGGCCCGGAGACCCCGCTTACATCCTCCATGACTTCAACAGGGTGAGCGAGGGATACAAGTCATGCAGGGAAGGTGCCTGAGCTGGATTTTGATATCCATCTGATACATGCCTGTGCTTTTGTGCGAGCAGAAGCTTACAGCATATCTGGACTTGACTCTGAAGACTTGCTTTGTGATTCCCCTAAACACTTCGGTGGTGCTGCCTCCTCAAGATCTCATTGACCTCTTCTCACAGCTGATGGTGAGTTTGATGGGAAACACAAAATGGTAGTAAACTCCATTGACTGCcccataataataaaaaaaaatcctgggcTAATCCAGGGATTTAGAATAATAATTGTGTAGTATattcaaaaaagtcaaatcgtGTGTGTaagttgtatttgtttttaatgttattgaattattgttttttgtttatttttttacaaacaagaataaaaatatcttCTAAGGATAATTTCTCTGATTAATAGTTCTTCTCTAGTAAGCTACATATTggacaaatatttacttgtAACATGTATTGCACATTTCAAACGGTAccaaaaatagatttgttcAATTCAAAATTATATCTGagacttgaaaaaaattacaatttaataATTTGTCCACTCGTAGTGCCAATTTGTTTGCCTTCAGTTACTGTAAGGGCATTTGtagttttatttaaaagaaaagtggTGTAATGCTGTTAATTAAATCGTGTGGGATGCAATTAAACCAAATTCCTGTGATTCTGTCCCAGTCCGGCTCGTACCGTAGCTACCTGGTGCAAGAGGACCTAGTGGTGACCGAGCGCATTGAGGACATCAAGCCTCTGGGCTCCTACATCCGCAGACTGTGCGCTGGCAAAGAAACCTACAAAATGGAGCGTCGTGCCAGCCTCCCAGGTCTGAacgtaatcttttttttcttcagcgtTAAGaaagcatgtttgtttttttgacaagGTTGCTTCTACTTTCAgcagttttatatttattcatgCTCTTTTGCTGATTGTAGAAGAGTCATAATAGTATTGTCCATTATTGAGGAATTGTATTAAATAATATCCAACGGTCATAAGCAGCATCCTAAACGTGACGAGGTGTTCTCTCTTGGGGCAAAcggctttcatttttttgccatgCAGCATGAAAGAGGCTAtaggcacacacgcacacacacaccgtgtggtgaaataaaaacagtgtGGGAGGTGTACAGCACAGTTAGGTTATTTTAGCAAACAGGatcaagacaaaagaaaatgagcaGCAAACTTGGAGAATTAGGAGCAAGGAAGTTGGAATATCTTGTGAGTGGATTAAATTGTTTACAACTATCTAAGCGTCACCCATGGTAATATTTTTGACAATAATGTAATGTATACGGAAATTTGTACGAATTGTTAGGGAAACAAAGTTCTGTAGGGTACCAGCTCTGTGAAGGAAGATCTACTGTATGTTAGCATGGCTAAACTTCGTCTGGAGGTGACACGAGAAATAAAAAGGCATTAACTTGGTCATGTCTTCCAGGTGGAGGCATCCAGAAGCGCTCAGCAGAGGAGTGCTTCACCTTtcatcattttgaaaacaggTTCGTAACTGAGACTCGGATCTGCAAGGCTTGATGGGAGCGTTGTCCGAGTGTGATAGTGATAACCTGAGCGACGGAGGCAGAGAGATGGTGGGAGGAGGTGACAAAGGGAACAGGCTTCAGCTGAAACGTTAACAGTTGTATTTAAGTGCATCTCCAGAATTGGTTTGCGTTCTTTGCTTTAACCCTCAGTGATGTGTTTTAGTCTCCTCTGCTACATTCCCTTAAACCTTTAATGGTCTTAGATTTCAACTATTAACCCACCgtcttgtgcaaaaaaaaaaaaaaaaacaacagaccTGCGTCCTCCAGTTAACTGAGGATTTACAAACtatttgtttcctgtttttagtttctgtaGCTGCCTTCAAACTCCTTGTTGTTATTCTTCTGTATTTCAACATCTGTATTACAGGAGACCTGTATGTGTTAATTAGCCTACTGTCGCACACAATTGTAAAGCTACTCGTATACTTATGAGATGTAAAGTATACCATTGTGGGTTTTGTCATGTAGTAGTATGATAGCACACATTACCTTGGACATGTTCCAGTGTCTTTACATAGAAGCACAAATCCAGAAGGCACGTCCCTGATGTCTCTGCTGGACTGCTGTCGTAGAATGTTTATTTCATGATAACATACCTGAGAACAGTGTAGGTTCATACATGACCTGTGTGTTTAAcctcatttgtgttttaaagACCCCAATGTCACAACATATATTTTGTTCTGGTAATAATCTGAATTATAATCTCATTTATGTTGTAAAATTATGGAAAGAAATCCTTGGGTATGGtccagtttttcaaaaatcacatttattttgaatttcttgAAGatataaatgtgcttttttatAAGTGCCCTAGTGGTCCCCGACTACTAATGGCAATCTTACAGGATGTCTGTCCAGAAAGACACTCAAACGTGAAGggtatttgaaatgtttggccttttttttttttttttttttttttttcccccccaaacaaTATATGATTATTGAGCCACGTGTACAGCCATTTAACAGATCTCACTTTGTTTGGTGATTAAAGCTGAATTTAACTTTCGTTTCATGTGTTTTCTCGTCatcattttccaaataaaagaagcgttttggaaagTGACTAACCATTTCATTGCCCTCTTAACAATCATTAGTTATACACTGTGTGCAGAATTATTGGGCAAATTGTACTTTTGaggattcattttgtttttgtacaacTACTGCTCGGTCAACCAAAATGTTAATTAACTTTAAACTTTAATATGCATACAGTAAAAGTGAGATTCTGGCTTTCTTGGTAAAATGTCAGTGTGCCAATTATTAGGCAACTATTAATGTGCAGAATTATTACGCAATTAaagtaaaaatagaaaatttcCCAACTCACTTTCATTTGTTAAAGTGAGAATAATAAACAACTCAAAATTTacaaattaacatttaaaaaaataaataaaacagtgaCCGGTCTAGCCACTCTTTTTAATAACAGATATAAGACTTCCATCCATGGAGTCTGTCAGCTTCTTGATCTGTTGACGATTAACGTTTTGTGCCTCAACAATCATCAAGCTGTTATTTTCCTGCATAAAAATCTTCTTGAAAcatgcacattttttactgtaccACTGCTTGAAGATAGTGTCTTCTAAAAACTAGCAGTTGGTTattttgaattcttttttgttttactttaattTATGTTAATTTCAAGTCCACATTTTGTGGAGCTCTGTGGCCGTTACTGATCCAGCCATGTGTCCAGCTGGTCCGTTAAGAGTCACTCTCGTCTCATTATAAGATCTTTGAAAAGTCTGTCTTCTGATATTTCCTTACATTTCAACATGTGTGTCTTGTTCAGTGGTGGACAGCCTTCCGTACCTTGGCCCTGTCTCTGAGCACTAAACGCTTGGTACCTCTGAGCACTCCAGGTAGAGTGAATTTCCGGAATATGGTAGCACTGAAGGATAATGGGTTCCTGGATAGCTTCACATTTCAGTCTTATTAACTCTTTGGCAGTTaatttgcatcatttttttccttaacaCGTTTCTTGCAACATTGTTGACTAtttgcaataaaacatttgatggTTCTATGGTCACACCCCAATATCTTAGCAATTTCAAGAATACTGCATACCTCTGAAAAAACTTTTACAGACTTTTCAGTCACttagtaaatgttttttttgccccatTTTGCCTGAGGAAAACAAGCTGCCTAATAATTATGCACACTGATATCAGGTATT
This window contains:
- the LOC119128857 gene encoding integral membrane protein 2A-like is translated as MVKIAFNPALAQKALVKEPVVKDPELATAPVGIAGSTGRCLVTLLGIAFILSGLIVGGACLYRYFTPKRLYHGAMQFSDMSTVGDAEGQPYYLPRVEEEVEITDSMAVISVPPPRFRPGDPAYILHDFNRKLTAYLDLTLKTCFVIPLNTSVVLPPQDLIDLFSQLMSGSYRSYLVQEDLVVTERIEDIKPLGSYIRRLCAGKETYKMERRASLPGGGIQKRSAEECFTFHHFENRFVTETRICKA